In the genome of Pseudarthrobacter sp. IC2-21, one region contains:
- a CDS encoding N-acetyltransferase family protein: MRESDWPEVRRIYMEGIATGQATFEVEAPDWRGFDASRLASHRLVAEAPGDGILGWAAVSAVSSRPVYSGVVEHSVYVSAAARGRRIGTLLLQALIASTEEDGIWTIQASVFPENEPSLRLHLAYGFRVVGRREKIARMAQGPAAGQWRDTILIERRTQVP; encoded by the coding sequence ATGCGGGAATCCGACTGGCCAGAGGTCCGGCGGATCTACATGGAGGGAATCGCAACGGGCCAGGCCACGTTCGAGGTCGAGGCACCGGATTGGCGCGGTTTCGATGCCTCGCGGCTTGCTTCTCACCGCCTGGTGGCTGAGGCGCCCGGCGACGGGATTCTTGGCTGGGCTGCTGTTTCCGCTGTGTCCTCCCGCCCCGTCTACTCCGGTGTCGTGGAGCACTCCGTCTACGTTTCAGCTGCGGCCCGCGGCCGTCGGATAGGAACACTCCTGCTCCAGGCGTTGATCGCGTCGACGGAAGAGGACGGCATCTGGACCATCCAGGCGAGCGTTTTTCCGGAGAACGAGCCGAGCCTCAGGCTGCACCTTGCCTACGGCTTCAGGGTGGTCGGACGGCGGGAAAAGATTGCCCGGATGGCCCAGGGCCCTGCCGCCGGCCAATGGCGGGACACCATCCTGATCGAACGGCGCACGCAGGTCCCTTAG
- the arsD gene encoding arsenite efflux transporter metallochaperone ArsD codes for MPAIRIYESALCCDTGVCGPDVDQSLVEVTADVRHLQGLGADIARHNLASEPTAFAEDETVRGYMHVVGSKGLPLTIVDGVTVATGTYPSREQLLTLAGLGQAAVEPQSRPELGLTEKSGGCCGGSTSCC; via the coding sequence ATGCCTGCTATCCGCATCTACGAGTCCGCCCTCTGCTGTGACACCGGGGTCTGCGGTCCTGACGTGGACCAGTCCCTGGTGGAGGTAACCGCGGACGTGCGTCACCTCCAGGGCCTCGGAGCCGACATCGCCCGCCACAACCTCGCCAGCGAACCGACCGCCTTCGCAGAGGACGAAACGGTGCGCGGCTATATGCACGTGGTTGGATCCAAGGGCCTTCCGCTCACCATCGTCGACGGAGTCACGGTTGCCACCGGCACCTACCCCAGCAGGGAGCAGTTGCTGACGTTGGCCGGACTGGGCCAAGCCGCGGTTGAGCCGCAGTCCCGTCCGGAACTTGGCCTGACTGAAAAGTCCGGAGGCTGCTGCGGCGGCTCGACGAGCTGCTGCTAG
- a CDS encoding helix-turn-helix domain-containing protein → MDTDSVGDFRARVAKHAALADPARLRIVDLLTLSDLSPTELQAELGMPSNLLSHHLRTLEAAGLATRHRSEADKRRSYIRLATGALDGLTPGREHGARRVLFVCTRNSARSQLAVALWNQASGIPSISAGTHPAECIAGGAFEVARRHGVHLADVPPRRLDEVADAGDFVVTVCDNAHEELSGLKGIHWSVPDPLRLNTEDAFEDAFTDISRRISDLAPRLHAA, encoded by the coding sequence ATGGATACTGACTCAGTTGGTGACTTCCGCGCCCGCGTCGCCAAACACGCGGCCCTCGCCGATCCCGCACGGCTGCGCATCGTGGACCTGCTGACCCTGAGCGACCTCTCCCCGACGGAACTGCAGGCCGAGCTCGGCATGCCCTCGAACCTGCTGTCCCACCACCTGCGCACCCTTGAAGCCGCGGGCCTGGCCACCCGCCACCGATCGGAGGCGGACAAGCGCCGCAGCTACATCCGGCTCGCGACCGGCGCTCTGGACGGGCTGACTCCCGGCCGTGAACACGGAGCCCGCCGCGTCCTGTTCGTCTGCACGCGCAACAGCGCCCGGTCCCAGCTGGCCGTCGCCCTCTGGAACCAGGCCAGCGGGATCCCGTCGATTTCGGCAGGAACGCACCCGGCCGAATGCATCGCCGGGGGCGCCTTCGAGGTCGCCCGCCGCCACGGCGTCCACCTTGCAGACGTTCCCCCGCGCCGCCTTGATGAAGTGGCTGATGCTGGCGACTTCGTCGTAACCGTGTGCGACAACGCCCACGAGGAACTGTCCGGCCTCAAGGGCATCCACTGGTCCGTGCCGGATCCGCTCCGGCTGAATACGGAGGACGCCTTCGAAGACGCCTTCACCGACATCAGCCGGCGCATCAGCGACCTCGCCCCCCGATTGCACGCAGCCTAG
- a CDS encoding LLM class flavin-dependent oxidoreductase: MEIGAYSFGDTQRNPNGSLRSTTEAIRNLHEAIVLADRNGLDYFGIGKHHTLDMPASSPGTVVAAAAAATKRIKLGSGASIISTDDPVRVFQQFAIADAVSGGGRVEITAGRGSSVETFPLFGYDLKDYDRLYAEKLDLLMTINNSKTESVTWSGTVRPALHDLAVVPRPVKGRLPLWLATGGSAPSSVRAGELGLPISYGIIGGAPSRFAPLADLYRASAAKAGHTAEDIKVSVATLGLIAPTKKEALERFYPGWYNLNIEMGKLRGWPAPDKRQFLAQAEFPGAYYVGDPDEIAQRIVDLHGHMGHMRHFLQMDIGSLPHDHFLESLTLLATEVKPRVERLLKKP, from the coding sequence ATGGAAATCGGCGCCTACAGCTTCGGTGACACCCAGCGAAACCCCAACGGAAGCCTCCGGTCCACCACCGAAGCCATCCGCAACCTCCACGAGGCCATCGTCCTCGCGGACCGGAATGGGCTGGACTACTTCGGAATCGGCAAGCACCACACCCTGGACATGCCCGCCTCCTCCCCGGGAACCGTGGTCGCCGCAGCAGCGGCCGCCACAAAGCGGATCAAGCTCGGCAGCGGCGCGAGCATCATCAGCACCGATGACCCGGTCCGGGTGTTCCAGCAGTTCGCCATCGCTGACGCTGTCTCCGGCGGCGGCCGGGTGGAAATCACCGCCGGTCGCGGATCCTCCGTCGAGACCTTCCCGCTGTTCGGCTACGACCTGAAGGACTACGACCGGCTCTACGCCGAAAAACTCGACCTGCTGATGACCATCAACAACAGCAAGACCGAGAGCGTGACCTGGTCCGGAACGGTCCGGCCAGCCCTCCATGACCTTGCCGTGGTGCCGCGCCCGGTCAAGGGCAGGCTGCCCCTCTGGCTGGCCACCGGCGGCAGCGCACCATCCTCGGTCCGCGCCGGGGAGCTCGGCCTGCCCATTTCCTACGGCATCATCGGCGGGGCACCCTCCCGGTTCGCACCCCTGGCAGACCTCTACCGGGCTTCTGCCGCGAAGGCCGGACACACCGCCGAAGACATCAAGGTCTCCGTAGCCACCCTCGGCCTGATCGCCCCCACCAAAAAGGAAGCCCTGGAGCGGTTCTACCCCGGCTGGTACAACCTCAACATCGAAATGGGCAAACTCCGCGGCTGGCCCGCCCCGGACAAGCGCCAGTTCCTGGCACAGGCCGAGTTCCCCGGCGCCTACTACGTCGGAGACCCCGACGAAATCGCCCAACGCATCGTTGACCTGCACGGCCACATGGGCCACATGCGCCACTTCCTCCAAATGGACATCGGAAGCCTCCCCCACGACCACTTCCTCGAATCCCTGACCCTGCTCGCAACCGAGGTCAAACCCCGCGTCGAACGCCTCCTAAAGAAGCCATAG
- the ppk2 gene encoding polyphosphate kinase 2, giving the protein MALEDGQWTPEDQGWVRENLREAIDHLVELGYTVRGGQGEDPELIHPGGSAVETWREDYPYDARMSREDYELEKYRLQVELLKFQYWGQDQDLKHVIVFEGRDAAGKGGTIKRFTEHLNPRSARAVALNKPSDREQGQWYFQRYIQHLPTAGEIVMFDRSWYNRANVERVMGFCTDQEYSTFMDQAPLFEKMLVDSGIHLTKFWFSVTRHEQRTRFAIRQIDPVRRWKLSPMDLASLDRWEDYTEAKEATFLRTDTDHSPWITIKSNDKKRGRINAIRFFLNQFDYENKDTSVVYEPDPLIVRRGRDAAGD; this is encoded by the coding sequence ATGGCGCTGGAGGACGGGCAATGGACACCCGAAGATCAGGGATGGGTGCGGGAGAACCTTCGGGAGGCGATCGACCATCTGGTGGAGTTGGGATACACAGTGCGCGGCGGGCAGGGCGAAGACCCGGAGCTGATCCATCCCGGCGGTTCGGCGGTGGAGACGTGGCGGGAGGACTACCCGTACGACGCACGGATGTCCCGGGAAGACTACGAACTGGAGAAATACCGGCTGCAAGTCGAGCTGCTGAAGTTCCAATACTGGGGCCAGGACCAGGATCTGAAGCATGTAATCGTTTTCGAGGGCCGCGACGCGGCCGGCAAGGGCGGAACAATCAAGCGCTTCACCGAACACCTGAATCCCCGCTCGGCCCGTGCGGTGGCTTTGAACAAACCATCGGACCGCGAACAGGGGCAGTGGTATTTTCAGCGCTACATCCAGCACCTGCCCACGGCCGGGGAGATCGTGATGTTCGACCGCTCCTGGTACAACCGGGCAAACGTCGAACGGGTCATGGGTTTCTGCACCGATCAGGAGTACAGCACGTTCATGGACCAGGCGCCGCTCTTCGAGAAAATGCTGGTGGACTCCGGGATCCACCTCACCAAGTTCTGGTTCTCGGTGACCCGCCACGAGCAGCGCACCCGCTTCGCGATCCGGCAGATCGACCCGGTACGGCGTTGGAAGCTTTCCCCAATGGACCTCGCCTCCCTGGACCGGTGGGAGGACTATACAGAAGCCAAGGAAGCCACATTCCTCCGCACTGACACGGACCATTCTCCGTGGATCACCATCAAGTCCAATGACAAGAAGCGCGGGCGGATCAACGCCATACGCTTCTTCCTCAACCAGTTCGACTACGAGAACAAAGACACCTCGGTGGTCTACGAGCCGGACCCTCTGATCGTCCGCCGCGGGCGCGACGCCGCCGGCGACTAA
- the arsA gene encoding arsenical pump-driving ATPase: protein MKFLENSPRFLFFTGKGGVGKTSVACASALTLTRSGKKVLLVSTDPASNVGQVFGVTIGNTVTPLQDVPGLSALEIDPEQAAEAYRERIIAPVRGLLPESELVGIAESLSGSCTTEIASFDEFTNLLADDSFYGDYDHIVFDTAPTGHTIRLLQLPGSWTDFLAAGKGDPSCLGPLSGLEKHKQVYAKAVQALTDPARTRLVLVARAQTSSLSEIERTYLELNQIGIGGGYVVVNGVLPEAAGDEDLAQALRAREAAAIAAIPDAVAGLPRDVLDLKPGNMVGIAALESLFAATSVADITDEATPISEIEDAPLAALVNEVELDGHGLVMCMGKGGVGKTTVAAAIAVALAKRGHVVHLTTTDPAAHLTETLHGSIPGLTVSRIDPEAAIQEYRHHVMETKGRNLDDDGRAALAEDLLSPCTDEVAVFRQFSKVVQESRRHFVVIDTAPTGHTLLLLDATGSYHREIARQVGDTMGFVTPLMRLQDPAQTKVVLVTLAETTPVLEAEELQGDLERAGIHPWAWVINNSIAAAHPQSPFLQARAASEMEQITKVHTLTDRTALIPLLPEEPTGENRLSALTALSSQPA from the coding sequence ATGAAGTTTCTCGAGAACTCGCCCCGGTTCCTGTTCTTCACCGGCAAGGGCGGCGTCGGCAAGACCTCCGTAGCGTGCGCATCAGCGCTGACCCTCACCAGGTCCGGCAAGAAAGTCCTGCTGGTCAGCACCGACCCCGCGTCCAATGTCGGACAGGTCTTCGGCGTGACCATAGGGAACACCGTCACACCGCTTCAGGATGTGCCGGGCTTATCGGCACTGGAAATTGACCCGGAGCAGGCCGCCGAGGCTTACCGGGAACGGATCATCGCGCCGGTCCGGGGCCTCCTGCCTGAATCTGAGCTGGTCGGGATCGCGGAGAGTCTCTCGGGCTCCTGCACCACGGAGATCGCTTCCTTCGATGAATTCACAAATCTGCTCGCCGACGACAGCTTCTACGGGGACTATGACCACATCGTCTTCGACACCGCCCCGACCGGCCACACCATCCGGCTCCTGCAGTTGCCCGGTTCGTGGACCGATTTCCTGGCCGCCGGCAAGGGAGACCCCTCCTGCCTGGGCCCCCTGTCCGGGCTGGAAAAGCACAAGCAGGTCTACGCGAAGGCCGTCCAGGCCCTCACGGACCCGGCGCGGACCCGGCTTGTCCTGGTCGCCCGCGCGCAGACCTCGTCACTGAGCGAAATTGAGCGGACTTACCTCGAACTCAACCAGATCGGGATCGGGGGAGGGTACGTCGTCGTCAACGGCGTCCTGCCCGAAGCGGCGGGGGATGAGGATCTTGCGCAGGCGCTGCGCGCCCGGGAAGCGGCTGCCATCGCAGCCATTCCTGACGCGGTCGCCGGGCTGCCCCGCGATGTATTGGATCTGAAGCCGGGCAACATGGTCGGCATTGCGGCACTGGAATCCCTCTTCGCGGCCACGTCCGTCGCTGATATCACGGACGAAGCCACGCCGATCTCCGAGATTGAGGACGCCCCGCTGGCTGCCCTGGTGAACGAAGTGGAGCTCGACGGCCACGGCCTCGTGATGTGCATGGGCAAGGGCGGGGTCGGAAAGACCACGGTTGCGGCCGCCATCGCGGTCGCCCTGGCCAAACGCGGACATGTGGTCCACCTGACCACAACTGATCCCGCAGCCCACCTGACAGAGACACTCCACGGTTCCATCCCGGGCCTGACGGTTTCGCGCATTGATCCCGAAGCGGCCATCCAGGAGTACCGCCACCATGTCATGGAGACCAAGGGCCGGAATCTGGACGACGACGGGCGCGCTGCACTGGCCGAGGACCTTTTGTCGCCCTGCACCGACGAGGTGGCGGTGTTCCGGCAGTTCTCCAAGGTGGTCCAGGAATCCCGCCGGCACTTCGTGGTGATTGACACGGCACCGACCGGCCACACCCTGCTGCTCCTGGACGCCACCGGCTCGTACCACCGGGAAATCGCACGCCAAGTCGGGGACACTATGGGTTTCGTGACGCCCCTGATGCGGCTGCAGGATCCGGCACAGACCAAGGTCGTCCTCGTCACCCTGGCGGAAACGACGCCCGTGCTCGAAGCCGAAGAACTCCAGGGTGACCTGGAGAGGGCCGGAATCCACCCGTGGGCGTGGGTCATCAATAACTCGATTGCCGCCGCGCACCCGCAGTCCCCGTTCCTGCAGGCCCGCGCGGCGAGCGAAATGGAACAGATCACCAAGGTCCACACCCTGACGGACCGGACGGCGCTTATTCCGCTGCTGCCCGAAGAACCCACAGGCGAAAACAGGTTGTCGGCGCTGACCGCACTCAGCTCACAGCCCGCCTGA
- a CDS encoding aquaporin, with translation MTSQQLPLWRRAVAELLGTSLLVMIVVGSGIAAEQLSPNDIGLQLLQNSTATVLGLTVLILVLGPVSGAHFNPVVSLVDWVLGRRSGTGLTLPDLGTYVVAQTVGGISGSVIANAMFEVATSISVKDRTTSGHLLGEVVATAGLVLLIFALAATKRGALAAPAVGAYIGAAYWFTSSTSFANPAVAVGRIFSDTFAGIAPASVPGFVIAQLVGAAVGVGLLAILFPTASRNADDVVIPRSSEAANR, from the coding sequence ATGACTTCTCAACAACTGCCGCTATGGCGCCGTGCCGTCGCCGAGCTGCTCGGCACCAGTTTGCTCGTGATGATCGTTGTCGGCTCCGGGATCGCCGCCGAGCAGCTCTCCCCTAACGATATTGGCCTGCAGCTACTCCAGAACAGCACTGCCACGGTCCTGGGCCTGACGGTCCTGATCCTGGTGCTCGGTCCCGTCAGCGGCGCACACTTCAATCCGGTGGTGTCCCTGGTGGATTGGGTCTTGGGCCGGCGCAGCGGCACCGGGCTGACCCTGCCGGACCTCGGCACCTACGTAGTTGCCCAGACGGTGGGCGGGATCAGTGGAAGCGTCATTGCGAACGCCATGTTCGAGGTGGCCACTTCGATCTCGGTCAAGGACCGCACCACCAGCGGGCACCTCCTGGGCGAGGTCGTCGCCACCGCAGGACTGGTGCTGCTGATTTTCGCCCTGGCCGCCACCAAACGGGGCGCCCTCGCAGCCCCCGCCGTCGGCGCCTACATCGGCGCCGCATACTGGTTCACCTCCTCCACATCGTTCGCGAACCCCGCCGTGGCTGTCGGCCGGATCTTCAGTGACACCTTCGCCGGCATCGCACCCGCCTCAGTGCCCGGCTTCGTCATCGCGCAGCTCGTCGGCGCGGCCGTCGGCGTCGGCCTCCTCGCCATCCTGTTCCCGACCGCTTCCCGCAACGCGGACGACGTCGTTATCCCGCGAAGTTCCGAAGCGGCCAACCGGTAA
- a CDS encoding arsenate reductase ArsC, translating into MSTENAKKPSVLFVCVHNAGRSQMAAAFLTTLGEGRIEVRSAGSQPADTVNPAAVEAMAELGIDMSAEIPKVLTTEAVKESDVVITMGCGDTCPIFPGKRYEDWELADPAGQGLDSVRPIRDDIKARIEELIASLTPAAT; encoded by the coding sequence GTGAGCACCGAAAACGCCAAGAAGCCTTCCGTCCTGTTCGTCTGCGTCCACAACGCCGGCCGCTCCCAGATGGCCGCCGCTTTTCTGACCACCCTCGGGGAGGGCCGGATCGAGGTCCGTTCCGCCGGATCTCAGCCTGCGGACACGGTCAACCCGGCCGCCGTCGAGGCCATGGCCGAGCTCGGCATCGACATGTCCGCTGAAATCCCGAAGGTCCTCACCACGGAGGCCGTGAAGGAATCCGACGTCGTCATCACCATGGGCTGCGGCGACACGTGCCCGATCTTCCCCGGCAAGCGCTACGAGGACTGGGAACTCGCAGACCCGGCCGGCCAGGGCCTGGACTCCGTGCGACCGATCCGCGACGACATCAAGGCCCGCATCGAGGAGCTCATTGCCTCCCTGACCCCGGCCGCCACGTAG
- a CDS encoding MarR family winged helix-turn-helix transcriptional regulator — translation MIERRQAHPGSTVTAVPGDLGWHLAMVLRGYQTRFEDAVDQMPAGIRGFQVLSAVVHKDPPNQQALGAHLAIDRTVLTYLLDTLVAAGVVERVPDPADRRARKIIATDSGRDILAACEERVAAAEADLLAGLEREDAQTIRILIGQLARNVHRAQPGASPCEAMDNL, via the coding sequence ATGATCGAACGCAGGCAGGCCCACCCCGGGAGCACCGTCACGGCCGTTCCGGGCGATCTGGGCTGGCATCTGGCAATGGTGTTGCGCGGTTACCAGACCCGCTTCGAGGACGCCGTTGACCAGATGCCCGCCGGCATCCGCGGCTTCCAGGTGCTCTCCGCCGTCGTACACAAAGACCCGCCGAACCAGCAGGCGCTCGGGGCGCACCTCGCCATCGACCGGACCGTCCTGACCTACTTGCTCGACACCCTGGTGGCCGCGGGCGTGGTGGAGAGGGTCCCGGACCCGGCCGACCGCAGGGCCCGGAAGATTATCGCCACCGACTCCGGACGGGACATACTGGCTGCCTGCGAAGAGCGCGTGGCCGCGGCCGAGGCAGACCTCCTTGCCGGGCTGGAGCGTGAGGACGCCCAGACCATACGCATCCTGATTGGTCAGCTGGCCCGAAACGTCCACCGCGCACAGCCTGGGGCCAGCCCCTGCGAAGCGATGGATAACCTTTAA
- a CDS encoding NAD(P)-binding protein: MVGATLAEVLTASALSRTGVHVTLLERSDDTGRTGAALHVQDGLDRRG, encoded by the coding sequence GTGGTCGGTGCGACCCTCGCAGAGGTCCTGACTGCATCGGCGCTCTCCAGGACCGGTGTCCACGTCACCCTGCTCGAACGCTCGGATGACACCGGGCGCACAGGAGCTGCCCTCCACGTCCAGGACGGTCTCGATCGCCGTGGTTAG
- a CDS encoding NADPH-dependent F420 reductase: MSAPQNHPEEPRTIGILGAGRVGTAVGRQALKAGYDVMVATSKPAEDIALMVQIMTPGAVAVTATEAAEADIVVVAVPLHKYRTLDPALLAGKTVIEAMNYWAPVDGEIDDFENDDRTSSEIVQDYLAGSNIVKTLNHIGYHDLEVDGREPGSEGRRALALAGDHQGAKYLVSRFINRIGYDAVDAGPLEAGRSFQPGTEIFNGSHTAEQLRSILSADREPVRL; this comes from the coding sequence ATGAGCGCTCCGCAGAATCACCCGGAAGAACCCCGGACCATCGGGATCCTCGGCGCCGGAAGGGTGGGAACCGCCGTCGGACGCCAGGCTCTCAAGGCCGGGTACGACGTTATGGTCGCCACCTCCAAGCCGGCCGAGGACATCGCCCTCATGGTGCAGATCATGACCCCCGGAGCGGTGGCCGTCACGGCCACTGAGGCAGCCGAAGCCGACATCGTGGTGGTGGCGGTGCCGCTGCATAAGTACCGCACCCTCGACCCTGCGCTCCTGGCCGGCAAGACGGTCATCGAGGCAATGAACTACTGGGCACCGGTGGACGGCGAGATTGACGACTTCGAGAACGATGACCGGACGAGCAGCGAAATCGTCCAGGATTATCTGGCGGGCTCGAACATTGTGAAGACTCTCAATCACATCGGCTACCACGATCTCGAAGTGGACGGCCGGGAACCCGGTTCCGAAGGCCGGCGGGCCCTCGCCCTGGCCGGTGATCACCAAGGCGCGAAGTACCTGGTCAGCCGATTCATTAACCGGATCGGTTACGACGCGGTGGATGCGGGGCCGCTGGAGGCCGGCCGCAGCTTCCAACCCGGCACCGAGATCTTCAACGGCAGCCACACCGCGGAACAGCTGCGGTCCATCCTGTCCGCGGACCGTGAACCCGTCCGCCTCTGA
- a CDS encoding metalloregulator ArsR/SmtB family transcription factor encodes MTSLPVLVPATDESCCAPAGMPVLGAEEAKQKALVFKALADPNRLRLLSMVKAEASGESCVCDLTDPLDLGQPTVSHHLKILVDAGLLHREKRGTWAYYSLVPGALEQTAGLLASL; translated from the coding sequence ATGACCTCTCTGCCTGTCCTCGTACCCGCCACGGATGAATCCTGCTGCGCCCCTGCGGGAATGCCCGTTCTCGGCGCCGAGGAAGCTAAGCAGAAAGCTCTGGTCTTCAAGGCCCTGGCCGACCCGAACCGGCTCCGCCTACTCTCCATGGTTAAGGCCGAGGCGTCCGGGGAGTCCTGCGTCTGCGATCTCACCGACCCACTGGATCTGGGCCAGCCCACGGTCTCCCATCACTTGAAGATTCTGGTTGACGCCGGCCTGCTGCATCGCGAAAAGCGCGGCACATGGGCCTACTACTCCCTCGTTCCCGGCGCCCTGGAGCAGACGGCCGGCCTGCTGGCGTCCCTGTGA
- a CDS encoding amino acid transporter, which yields MTTASGPGTPAYVALKQRGAGDRKPLVRWLLANQVAPAGPEAEDGHRPNAWWKVMCLTGVDYFSTLSYLPGIAALAAGALSPLATLLIVALTLLGMLPMYRRVAQESPHGQGSVAMLEKLLPFWRGKFFVLLLLGFVATSWIITITLSGADATVHLLENPMMPEGLKGSAVIITVILLLILGGVFLLGFNEAVGVAIPLVAVYLLLNAAVVAAGFMHIFSDPSLISGWTDRLMASSSGGPMELIGPAVIAFPLLVLGLSGFETGVSMMPLIKATGDTPEEVMASRVRNTRKLLTTAALIMSVYLMSTSFLTTVMIPANEFQAGGQANGRALAFLAHDLFGAGFGTVYDISSALILWFAGASAMAGLINIVPRYLPAYGMAPEWGRAVRPVVIVYTVLSIGITIAFKADVNAQAGAYATGILAMMVSGAVAVTVSALRRHSRAGTIGFGALTLVLLYALGDNVLEKPDGILISGFFIAGIIAVSLVSRVTRSTELRVDTIEFDDAARQFITDSIAFDGELHIIANKKQSGDKAEYAEKEYEQRGLNPVPGPADVIFLEIEISDPSEFSHTLRVEGTEVEGYRVLRVKSPAVPNAIAAVLLAMRDSTGVNPQCYFEWSEGSPINHLMRYLFLGQGDTPPLVREILREVEPEKDRRPGIHVG from the coding sequence ATGACGACCGCTTCTGGCCCCGGCACGCCGGCCTACGTTGCCCTGAAGCAGCGGGGCGCCGGGGACCGCAAGCCTCTGGTCCGCTGGTTGCTCGCCAACCAGGTCGCACCTGCCGGTCCCGAGGCCGAGGACGGCCACAGACCCAACGCCTGGTGGAAAGTCATGTGCCTGACCGGCGTCGACTACTTCTCCACTCTGTCCTACCTGCCCGGCATCGCCGCCCTGGCCGCCGGAGCCCTGTCCCCGCTAGCCACCCTACTGATCGTGGCCCTGACGCTGCTGGGCATGCTGCCCATGTACCGCCGGGTTGCGCAGGAGAGCCCGCACGGGCAGGGCTCCGTCGCCATGCTGGAGAAGCTGCTGCCCTTCTGGCGCGGCAAGTTCTTCGTTCTGCTGCTGCTCGGCTTCGTCGCGACCTCGTGGATCATCACCATTACGCTCTCCGGCGCCGACGCCACGGTGCACCTGTTGGAGAACCCGATGATGCCGGAAGGCCTGAAAGGCAGCGCTGTGATCATCACCGTGATTCTGCTGCTGATCCTGGGCGGGGTGTTCCTGCTCGGATTTAACGAGGCCGTCGGTGTCGCCATCCCGCTGGTGGCCGTCTACCTGCTGCTGAACGCCGCCGTCGTCGCCGCCGGGTTTATGCACATTTTCTCCGACCCGAGCCTCATCTCCGGCTGGACCGACCGGCTGATGGCCAGCTCGAGCGGCGGCCCCATGGAGCTGATCGGCCCGGCCGTCATCGCGTTCCCGCTTCTGGTCCTGGGCTTGTCCGGTTTCGAGACCGGCGTGTCCATGATGCCGCTAATCAAAGCCACCGGGGACACCCCGGAGGAGGTCATGGCCTCCCGGGTCCGGAACACCCGCAAGCTGCTCACCACCGCCGCCCTCATCATGAGCGTCTACCTCATGTCCACCAGCTTCCTCACCACGGTCATGATCCCGGCCAACGAATTCCAGGCCGGCGGCCAGGCCAACGGCCGCGCCCTGGCTTTCCTCGCCCATGACCTGTTCGGCGCCGGGTTCGGGACCGTGTACGACATTTCCAGCGCCCTGATCCTTTGGTTCGCCGGGGCGTCGGCCATGGCCGGACTGATCAACATCGTGCCCCGCTACCTGCCCGCCTACGGCATGGCACCGGAATGGGGCCGTGCCGTCCGCCCTGTGGTCATCGTCTATACGGTGCTGAGCATCGGGATCACCATCGCTTTCAAGGCCGACGTCAACGCCCAAGCCGGCGCCTACGCCACCGGCATCCTGGCCATGATGGTCTCCGGAGCTGTCGCCGTGACCGTCTCAGCTCTCCGGCGGCACAGTCGCGCCGGGACCATCGGCTTCGGCGCCCTGACCCTGGTGCTGCTGTATGCGCTGGGCGACAACGTTCTCGAGAAACCAGACGGCATCCTCATCTCGGGGTTCTTCATCGCCGGAATCATTGCGGTCTCGCTCGTCTCGCGGGTCACCCGCTCCACCGAACTGCGCGTGGACACCATCGAGTTCGACGACGCCGCCCGCCAGTTCATCACCGATTCGATTGCCTTCGACGGCGAGTTGCACATCATCGCCAACAAGAAGCAGTCCGGTGACAAGGCGGAGTACGCCGAGAAGGAGTACGAACAGCGCGGGCTGAACCCCGTGCCGGGCCCCGCCGACGTCATCTTCCTGGAGATCGAGATCTCCGACCCCTCGGAGTTCAGCCACACTCTCCGGGTCGAAGGCACCGAGGTCGAGGGCTATCGCGTGCTTAGGGTGAAGTCCCCGGCAGTACCGAACGCGATCGCGGCGGTGCTGCTGGCCATGCGGGACTCCACAGGAGTAAACCCCCAGTGCTACTTCGAATGGTCGGAGGGCAGCCCGATCAACCACCTCATGCGTTACCTGTTCCTCGGCCAGGGTGACACGCCTCCGCTGGTGCGCGAAATCCTCCGTGAAGTCGAGCCTGAGAAGGACCGTCGGCCGGGGATCCATGTCGGGTGA